In Nicotiana tabacum cultivar K326 chromosome 11, ASM71507v2, whole genome shotgun sequence, a single window of DNA contains:
- the LOC142165812 gene encoding uncharacterized protein LOC142165812 has protein sequence MARDMEAPWLVGGDFNVIWEEEEKFGGLPVSLNEIDVFRHCINTSNLFDLGFKGSIFTWWNGRAEEDCIFKRLDRCLANVEFQQTFPRIEVQHLSKTGSDHSPMYLKWMNRERLQKVQAELIKCLALEEKYWQQKAGMTWFKEGDRNTKFFHAQVREHVPNLINTEQNAELIKQPTKEEVKVAVLGLNGDSAGGPDGMTGKFYHSCWDIIGDDMYDMVRALFNGHELPKCVLSRVVHERLVKFLLSLISEEQSGFVKDRNIVENILLTQEIVTDIRLRTNVGPNVILKLDMTKAYDRLSWLFLTKVLRKMGFTERLIGIVFGLVSNNWYSILINGKAHGFFKSSRGVKQGDPVSPTLFILAAEALSRGLNALHTNLYFCGFGMPKWSPKINHLAYADDMIIFSSSDETSLMLIMQVLNAYEAASGQLVNKTKSAVYLHHLTDMEVVSKVERITGIHRNDFPIIYLGSPIFYARRKLEYYQPLITKFFWSSSVGGTSRHWASWNTLCMPVEEGGIGFRSLHDVAKALLGLGTLYFLVPQDFGIDETVHNVHDVTLDGEWDVDRLFEILPEDLVVHILEKIKPPSSQQVLDVPCWMLETRGYFSVRSAWDYTRRRDEPRTTYRIIWVKGLPFKIAFFMWKVWKAKLPLDDFLKRVGYCIPSKCWCCVQPDEESLQHLFFRSETAKTTWKYFLSRAGIAVEGLTLHQEITKCWTANVCLRLKPVIQALPSCVVWELWKRRNSMKYGDAVTTSRVIYQVSSNLQALVKVRKPEMDMVPHKWQDLLAMMENFTPKLKVTKVMWEFPSAGWLKVNTEGASRGNPGRRSIGFCIRNENGDIVKSVGKEIEETTNTVAEAKAMVEALRFCRFQQYSRVWIQIDSMLLKKIMDRIWKPPWIISEHIEKMMQLMNGGKEVS, from the exons ATGGCAAGGGATATGGAAGCACCATGGCTTGTAGGAGGTGATTTCAATGTAATATGGGAGGAAGAAGAGAAGTTTGGTGGGTTACCTGTGTCATTGAATGAAATTGATGTTTTTCGACACTGTATCAACACTAGCAATCTATTCGACCTTGGATTTAAAGGCAgcatatttacatggtggaatgggagagcAGAGGAAGACTGTATATTCAAAAGACTAGATAGATGTTTGGCCAATGTTGAGTTCCAACAAACATTTCCAAGAATAGAGGTGCAGCATTTGTCAAAGACTGGTTCTGATCATAGTCCAATGTATCTGAAGT GGATGAACAGGGAAAGACTACAAAAGGTTCAGGCAGAATTGATTAAATGTCTTGCACTAGAGGAGAAATATTGGCAACAAAAGGCAGGCATGACTTGGTTCAAGGAAGGGGATAGGAACACAAAGTTCTTCCACGCACAAGTGAGAG AGCATGTTCCTAATCTGATTAACACTGAGCAGAATGCAGAATTGATTAAGCAACCAACAAAAGAGGAGGTTAAAGTGGCAGTACTCGGACTTAATGGTGATAGTGCTGGGGGGCCAGATGGTATGACAGGCAAATTCTATCATTCTTGTTGGGACATAATAGGGGATGACATGTATGACATGGTGAGGGCTCTTTTCAATGGTCATGAGCTACCCAAGTGT GTTTTATCGAGGGTGGTACATGAAAGGCTAGTGAAATTTCTCCTAAGTCTGATATCGGAGGAACAGTCAGGTTTTGTTAAGGACAGGAATATAGTAGAAAATATCCTTCTAACTCAAGAGATAGTGACTGACATTAGGCTTAGAACTAATGTTGGACCTAATGTCATCCTGAAGCTAGATATGACCAAAGCTTATGATAGATTATCTTGGCTATTCCTAACCAAGGTACTAAGAAAAATGGGATTCACAGAAAGGTTGATAGGGATTGTCTTTGGATTAGTTTCAAACAATTGGTATTCTATTCTAATCAATGGTAAAGCTCATGGTTTCTTTAAGTCCTCAAGGGGAGTAAAACAAGGTGATCCGGTATCTCCAACTTTGTTTATCTTGGcagcagaagcattatctaggGGTCTCAATGCACTACATACTAACCTATATTTTTGTGGATTTGGGATGCCAAAGTGGAGTCCAAAGATCAATCATTTGGCGTATGCAGATGACAtgattattttctcatcctcagATGAAACATCTTTGATGTTGATTATGCAAGTGCTGAATGCATATGAAGCTGCATCTGGGCAGCTTGTTAACAAGACCAAATCAGCTGTGTACCTGCATCATTTAACAGACATGGAAGTGGTCAGCAAGGTGGAAAGGATCACAGGCATTCATAGGAATGACTTTCCTATCATATATCTAGGTAGTCCTATATTTTATGCAAGGAGAAAGCTGGAATACTATCAGCCCCTAATTACTAAG TTTTTCTGGAGCAGCTCTGTTGGAGGAACTAGTAGGCATTGGGCTTCGTGGAATACCTTATGCATGCCAGTTGAGGAAGGAGGAATAGGTTTTAGGTCACTGCATGATGTAGCAAAAGCATTATTAG GTCTTGGGACACTATATTTTTTGGTTCCTCAGGACTTTGGCATTGATGAAACTGTACATAATGTACATGATGTTACCTTAGATGGTGAGTGGGATGTGGACAGGCTATTTGAAATTCTTCCTGAAGACTTAGTAGTACACATTCTGGAGAAAATCAAACCACCTTCATCTCAGCAGGTTCTTGACGTGCCTTGTTGGATGCTGGAAACAAGAGGATATTTCAGTGTTAGGTCAGCATGGGATTATACGAGAAGAAGAGATGAACCAAGAACAACTTATAGGATAATTTGGGTAAAGGGACTGCCTTTTAAAATAGCCTTTTTCATGTGGAAAGTGTGGAAAGCAAAGTTACCTTTAGATGATTTCCTGAAAAGGGTAGGCTACTGCATACCATCAAAATGTTGGTGTTGTGTACAGCCTGACGAGGAATCTCTTCAACACTTATTTTTTAGATCAGAAACTGCAAAGACAACTTGGAAGTATTTTCTATCGAGGGCAGGTATAGCTGTGGAGGGACTTACATTGCACCAAGAAATCACAAAATGTTGGACTGCAAATGTGTGCTTAAGACTCAAACCAGTAATACAAGCACTCCCCTCATGTGTAGTCTGGGAACtctggaaaagaagaaatagtatGAAGTATGGTGATGCTGTGACAACTAGCAGGGTGATatatcaagtttcatcaaatctCCAGGCATTGGTGAAAGTGAGAAAGCCTGAGATGGACATGGTACCTCACAAATGGCAAGATCTTTTAGCTATGATGGAAAATTTCACTCCTAAACTTAAGGTTACCAAAGTCATGTGGGAATTTCCAAGTGCAGGATGGCTAAAAGTTAATACGGAAGGTGCATCGAGGGGAAATCCAGGCAGGAGATCAATAGGTTTTTGTATAAGAAACGAGAATGGTGACATAGTCAAGTCAGTAGGGAAGGAGATTGAGGAGACAACAAACACAGTAGCTGAAGCAAAGGCCATGGTAGAAGCACTAAGGTTCTGCAGATTTCAGCAATACTCTCGTGTATGGATTCAAATAGACTCAATGCTATTAAAAAAGATAATGGATAGGATCTGgaaaccaccatggatcataTCAGAGCATATTGAGAAAATGATGCAACTAATGAATGGGG GGAAGGAGGTTAGTTAA